The Kaustia mangrovi genome has a segment encoding these proteins:
- a CDS encoding M20 family metallopeptidase, which translates to MDRKALLARLDEKAALDFLAEMVRHKSYSQSDGERALAEFMAARLTEIGLEAELQPVEGRRVNAIGRWAGTGGGKSLLFNGHLDTNPATEGWTVDPWGGIVDDRFIYGIGVSNMKAGDAAYYCAVKTLIDAGVKLRGDVILTFVIGELQGGVGTLAAVKRGVTADYFINSEPTDLQALTMHAAAFTFHIELTGDTRHLSKREEAVDAIMAACDLIPRLNAMTFSGAKSEEHRAINRVHVGVVHGALGKDLEEWRPPQVADVVRIKGSGRYAPGQTEEQAIADMRAVLDELEARFPGLKATITPERQEGRPTMPPFEVARDARIVTAVNAAYETVRGEPQPTGAIAPPRYFGTDAGHLYEAGGMEGIVCGPGGRYNTMPDERVDIADYLDMIRIYMLAILDICEVDESA; encoded by the coding sequence ATGGACCGCAAAGCATTGCTCGCCCGACTCGACGAGAAGGCCGCGCTCGACTTCCTGGCCGAGATGGTGCGCCACAAGAGCTATTCGCAAAGCGACGGCGAGCGCGCACTCGCGGAGTTCATGGCCGCCCGCCTGACCGAGATCGGGCTTGAGGCCGAGCTTCAGCCCGTGGAGGGCCGCCGCGTCAACGCCATCGGCCGGTGGGCGGGAACCGGCGGCGGCAAGAGCCTGCTCTTCAACGGCCATCTCGACACCAACCCCGCCACCGAGGGCTGGACGGTCGATCCCTGGGGCGGCATCGTCGACGACAGGTTCATCTACGGGATTGGCGTCTCCAACATGAAGGCGGGCGACGCGGCCTATTACTGCGCCGTCAAGACGCTGATCGACGCCGGCGTGAAGCTTCGGGGAGACGTGATCCTGACTTTCGTGATCGGCGAGCTGCAGGGCGGTGTCGGCACGCTCGCTGCCGTGAAGCGCGGCGTGACGGCGGATTATTTCATCAACAGCGAGCCGACCGACCTCCAGGCGCTGACCATGCACGCCGCCGCCTTCACCTTCCATATCGAGTTGACCGGCGACACCCGCCATCTCTCCAAGCGGGAGGAGGCGGTCGACGCGATCATGGCGGCCTGCGACCTCATTCCGCGCCTTAACGCCATGACCTTCTCCGGTGCCAAGAGCGAGGAGCACCGCGCGATCAACCGCGTCCATGTGGGGGTCGTGCACGGCGCGCTCGGCAAGGATCTGGAGGAATGGCGCCCGCCTCAGGTGGCCGACGTCGTGCGTATCAAGGGCTCGGGCCGCTATGCGCCCGGCCAGACGGAGGAGCAGGCCATCGCCGACATGCGTGCGGTGCTCGACGAGCTCGAGGCCCGCTTCCCCGGCCTCAAGGCGACCATCACGCCGGAGCGCCAGGAGGGCCGCCCGACCATGCCGCCCTTCGAGGTGGCCCGGGATGCGCGCATCGTGACGGCGGTGAACGCGGCCTACGAGACGGTGCGCGGCGAGCCCCAGCCGACCGGCGCCATCGCGCCACCGCGCTATTTCGGGACCGATGCCGGCCATCTCTACGAGGCCGGCGGAATGGAGGGCATCGTGTGCGGCCCGGGCGGGCGCTACAACACCATGCCCGACGAGCGCGTGGACATTGCCGACTATCTCGACATGATCCGCATCTATATGCTCGCCATCCTCGATATCTGCGAAGTGGACGAGAGCGCCTGA
- a CDS encoding HlyD family type I secretion periplasmic adaptor subunit produces MTGGDRSPAGKGHWPVRTPLLVGLAALALLVGGFGLWSVAATIAGAIVAPGQIEVERNRQVVQHPEGGVVGAILVEEGDAVEAGEVLVRLDGTLLESELAIVEDQLFEAMARRARLEAERDEADTVTFEGELLEAARRRGDVGDMVDAQRRLFDARCDTLAREVEQLGRRQGQIESQIAGIDAERAALVLQLGFIREELASVRSLFEKGLAQASRVLALQREEARLEGSVGRLAASRAEAQGRITETGIEILKLAKQRREEAISRLSEVRARELEFAERRRKMRETLSRLDIRAPSAGLVYDLAVHAPRSVVRPAEPVMYIIPQDRPLIVAARIDPTDIDQISAGQAASLRFPAFDRRTTPALSGTVTKVSADAFVDETTRASYYRVEIVLPEDEIARLEGVGLVPGMPVDVFIRTAERTPMSYLVKPLTDYFSRSFRER; encoded by the coding sequence GTGACCGGCGGTGATCGGTCCCCCGCAGGCAAGGGGCATTGGCCTGTCCGCACGCCGCTGCTCGTGGGGCTTGCCGCGCTCGCCCTCCTCGTCGGCGGCTTCGGCCTGTGGAGCGTGGCCGCGACCATCGCCGGTGCGATCGTGGCTCCGGGACAGATCGAGGTCGAGCGCAACCGGCAGGTCGTGCAGCATCCCGAAGGCGGCGTCGTCGGCGCGATCCTCGTGGAGGAGGGCGACGCGGTCGAAGCCGGCGAGGTGCTGGTCAGGCTGGATGGCACACTGCTCGAATCGGAGCTCGCCATCGTCGAGGACCAGCTCTTCGAGGCGATGGCGCGGCGCGCCCGGCTCGAGGCGGAGCGCGACGAGGCCGACACGGTGACCTTCGAGGGCGAGCTTCTGGAAGCGGCCCGCCGGCGCGGCGATGTCGGCGACATGGTCGATGCCCAGCGCAGGCTGTTCGACGCGCGCTGCGACACGCTCGCCCGGGAGGTCGAGCAGCTCGGCAGGCGCCAGGGCCAGATCGAAAGCCAGATCGCCGGGATCGACGCAGAGCGTGCCGCCCTCGTCCTCCAGCTCGGCTTCATCCGCGAGGAGCTCGCCAGCGTCCGCAGCCTGTTCGAGAAGGGCCTCGCCCAGGCCTCCCGCGTGCTTGCCCTCCAGCGCGAGGAGGCGCGGCTGGAGGGGAGCGTCGGCCGGCTCGCCGCCTCGAGGGCGGAGGCGCAGGGCCGCATCACCGAGACCGGGATCGAGATCCTGAAGCTCGCCAAGCAACGCCGCGAGGAGGCGATCTCGCGGCTGAGCGAGGTCAGGGCGCGCGAACTGGAATTCGCGGAGAGGCGCCGCAAGATGAGGGAAACCCTGTCGCGGCTCGATATCCGCGCGCCGTCGGCCGGGCTGGTCTACGATCTGGCGGTGCATGCGCCGCGCTCGGTCGTGCGGCCGGCGGAGCCCGTCATGTACATCATTCCCCAGGACCGCCCCCTGATCGTCGCGGCACGGATCGATCCGACCGATATCGACCAGATCTCCGCCGGCCAGGCGGCGAGCCTGCGCTTTCCCGCATTCGACCGACGCACGACGCCCGCGCTTTCGGGCACCGTGACTAAGGTTTCCGCCGACGCCTTCGTCGACGAGACGACGAGGGCCTCCTATTACCGCGTCGAGATTGTGCTGCCGGAGGACGAGATCGCCAGGCTCGAGGGGGTGGGCCTCGTTCCGGGCATGCCGGTGGACGTCTTCATCCGCACCGCCGAGCGCACGCCGATGAGCTATCTCGTGAAGCCGCTGACGGATTATTTCAGCCGTTCCTTCCGGGAACGCTAG
- a CDS encoding dipeptide ABC transporter ATP-binding protein has product MQPILAIDDYSLDYRTPNGPFRALNGVTLDVGRGEVMGLVGESGSGKTSLAWAIMRYLPDTAHEAGAISLKGEDLMRKSAAEIRRIRGRRIGMVFQDPGTSLNPTLTLGDQVAEVLMRHRGLDRREAWGEGEAMLERVGLKTPGAMMRRYPHEASGGEKQRVVIATAFACQPECIIFDEPTTALDVITAHQILDLFGELQEETEVASLYISHDLALVMNVADRVGVIHRGQIVETGGSRAVLTSPQDDYTKRLVAAVPRPDHRLVASAPDAGTEPLMTVKDVTVRYGRSSAISRLLGHDEGRVTGASAISLSLGPGEILGIVGESGSGKSTLAKALTGLNPFEGEIVFSGRTIAGRADMDAAYRRDVQLIFQHPDSSLNPRQRIGEILSRPLRLYGGAEGRRERDTVAELLEQVRLPADHARRFPHQLSGGEKQRVAIARAFASRPKLVICDEITSALDVSVQASVIALLVDLQKRYGTAYLFITHDLNLVRQIAHRIAVMYRGDLVELATVGEIAAGPRHSYTRSLIEAVPTPVG; this is encoded by the coding sequence ATGCAGCCCATTCTCGCCATAGACGACTACAGTCTCGACTACCGGACGCCGAACGGTCCGTTCCGCGCGCTCAACGGCGTGACCCTCGATGTCGGGCGCGGCGAAGTCATGGGCCTGGTCGGCGAATCGGGCTCCGGCAAGACCTCTCTCGCCTGGGCGATCATGCGCTACCTGCCCGACACCGCGCACGAGGCCGGCGCCATATCACTCAAGGGCGAGGACCTGATGCGCAAGAGCGCCGCCGAGATCCGCCGCATCCGGGGGCGGCGCATCGGCATGGTGTTCCAGGACCCGGGCACCTCGCTCAACCCAACGCTGACCCTCGGCGATCAGGTCGCGGAGGTGTTGATGCGCCACCGCGGGCTCGACCGCAGGGAGGCCTGGGGCGAGGGCGAGGCGATGCTGGAGCGTGTCGGCCTGAAGACGCCCGGTGCCATGATGCGCCGCTATCCCCACGAGGCCTCGGGCGGCGAGAAACAGCGCGTGGTGATCGCCACGGCCTTCGCCTGCCAGCCGGAATGCATCATCTTCGACGAGCCGACCACCGCGCTCGACGTCATCACCGCTCATCAGATCCTCGACCTGTTCGGCGAGCTCCAGGAGGAGACGGAGGTCGCCTCGCTCTATATCTCCCACGACCTTGCGCTGGTCATGAACGTCGCCGACCGCGTCGGTGTCATCCATCGCGGGCAGATCGTGGAGACCGGCGGCTCGCGCGCCGTGCTCACGAGCCCGCAGGACGACTATACGAAGCGCCTCGTCGCCGCCGTGCCCCGGCCCGACCACCGGCTGGTCGCGAGCGCGCCCGATGCCGGGACCGAGCCGCTCATGACGGTGAAGGACGTGACGGTGCGCTATGGCCGCTCCTCCGCCATCTCCAGGCTTCTCGGACACGACGAGGGCCGGGTGACCGGCGCCTCCGCCATCAGCCTGTCGCTCGGGCCCGGCGAGATCCTCGGCATTGTCGGCGAGTCGGGGTCCGGCAAGTCGACGCTCGCCAAGGCACTCACCGGCCTCAACCCGTTCGAGGGCGAGATCGTCTTCTCCGGCCGCACCATCGCGGGCCGCGCCGACATGGACGCCGCCTATCGGCGCGACGTGCAGCTCATCTTCCAGCATCCCGATTCCTCGCTCAATCCGCGCCAGCGCATCGGCGAGATCCTGTCGCGCCCCTTGCGCCTCTATGGCGGCGCGGAAGGGCGGCGCGAGCGCGACACGGTGGCCGAGCTCCTGGAGCAGGTCCGGCTGCCGGCGGACCATGCCCGGCGTTTCCCGCACCAGCTCTCCGGCGGCGAGAAGCAGCGCGTGGCGATCGCGCGCGCCTTCGCCTCGCGCCCGAAGCTCGTCATCTGCGACGAGATCACTTCCGCCCTCGATGTCTCCGTCCAGGCCTCGGTGATCGCGCTCCTGGTGGACCTCCAGAAGCGCTACGGGACCGCCTATCTGTTCATCACGCACGACCTCAACCTGGTGCGCCAGATCGCCCACCGGATCGCGGTCATGTATCGCGGCGACCTCGTCGAGCTGGCAACCGTCGGCGAGATCGCCGCTGGCCCCCGCCACTCCTATACGCGCTCGCTCATCGAGGCCGTGCCCACGCCCGTCGGCTGA
- a CDS encoding type I secretion system permease/ATPase, giving the protein MTTDRGPDELRRALARHRRSLFAVCVFSLAVNALMLTGPVFMLQVYDRVLASRSEATLVALLVIVAFLFAMMGLLDYARGRVMARIGADIQDTLDARVFSAVLERAARGAGPGAALSGLRDLEAVQRVFTAPVFFAVFDMPWTPVFLMAIFAFHAWLGVLALLGGGILVVVTALNQMTTSAPAMRSAGATSRSDAVADNVCAETETVKSLGMREALFRRWKDARDRALAETVAVSDRTGVWSTASRTFRLFLQSAMLALGAYLVLRHELTAGAMVAASILLGRALAPVEQAIGNWALVQRARRGWVSLGALLEDIPREPPRTALPKPKARLEVRQLTVMPPGGTQATLRMVSFGVGPGEALGVIGQSGAGKSTLARAITGVWPPTAGTVRLDGAALDRYDPDELGCHIGYLPQKAALFAGTVAENIARMAGEPDAGRVVEAARKAGAHDMILGLANGYDTVLSATGSGLSGGQIQRVGLARALYGDPVLLVLDEPNASLDADGIAALNLAIREMKAAGGAIVIMTHRPAGIAECDLLLVMEAGMRRAFGPRDEVLRREVENHARIVQPAVREAGP; this is encoded by the coding sequence ATGACGACCGACAGGGGACCGGACGAGTTGAGGCGCGCCCTCGCGCGGCACCGGCGATCGCTGTTTGCCGTTTGCGTCTTCAGCCTCGCCGTCAATGCGCTGATGCTCACCGGGCCGGTCTTCATGCTCCAGGTCTATGACCGCGTGCTGGCCAGCCGCTCGGAGGCGACGCTCGTTGCGCTCCTCGTCATCGTGGCGTTTCTGTTCGCGATGATGGGGCTGCTGGACTATGCGCGCGGCCGCGTCATGGCCCGGATCGGTGCGGATATCCAGGATACGCTCGACGCGCGCGTCTTCTCCGCCGTCCTGGAGCGCGCCGCCCGCGGCGCGGGACCCGGGGCGGCGTTGTCGGGTCTCAGGGACCTCGAGGCCGTACAGCGGGTTTTCACCGCGCCGGTCTTCTTCGCCGTCTTCGACATGCCCTGGACGCCGGTCTTCCTCATGGCGATCTTCGCCTTTCATGCCTGGCTCGGCGTGCTCGCCCTTCTCGGCGGCGGCATCCTGGTCGTAGTGACCGCGCTCAACCAGATGACGACGTCGGCCCCGGCCATGCGCTCGGCAGGAGCGACCTCGCGGTCCGATGCCGTCGCCGACAATGTCTGTGCGGAGACGGAGACCGTGAAGAGCCTCGGCATGCGCGAGGCGCTGTTCCGGCGCTGGAAGGACGCCCGTGATCGGGCGCTCGCCGAAACCGTCGCCGTCAGCGACCGGACCGGTGTCTGGTCCACCGCCTCGCGCACCTTCCGGCTGTTCCTCCAGTCGGCCATGCTGGCGCTCGGCGCCTATCTCGTCCTGCGCCACGAGTTGACGGCGGGCGCCATGGTGGCCGCCTCCATCCTGCTCGGCCGGGCGCTCGCGCCTGTCGAGCAGGCCATCGGCAACTGGGCTCTCGTCCAGCGCGCCCGGCGGGGGTGGGTGTCGCTCGGTGCGCTGCTGGAGGATATTCCGCGAGAACCGCCGCGAACGGCGCTGCCGAAACCGAAGGCGCGCCTGGAGGTTCGCCAGCTCACCGTCATGCCGCCCGGAGGCACGCAGGCCACGCTGCGCATGGTGTCCTTCGGCGTCGGGCCGGGCGAGGCGCTCGGCGTCATCGGCCAGAGCGGGGCCGGCAAGTCGACACTCGCGCGCGCCATCACGGGCGTATGGCCGCCCACCGCCGGCACGGTCCGGCTCGACGGCGCCGCGCTCGACCGATACGACCCCGACGAGCTCGGATGCCATATCGGCTATCTGCCCCAGAAGGCGGCGCTGTTTGCGGGCACGGTCGCGGAGAATATCGCTCGGATGGCCGGGGAACCCGATGCCGGACGCGTCGTGGAGGCGGCCCGCAAGGCGGGGGCGCATGACATGATCCTCGGCCTGGCGAACGGCTACGATACCGTGCTCTCGGCCACCGGCAGCGGCCTGTCGGGCGGTCAGATCCAGAGGGTCGGCCTTGCCCGCGCGCTCTATGGCGACCCGGTTCTCCTCGTGCTCGACGAGCCGAATGCCAGCCTCGATGCCGATGGCATTGCGGCGCTCAATCTGGCGATCCGCGAAATGAAGGCCGCTGGCGGCGCCATCGTCATCATGACCCACCGGCCGGCGGGCATTGCCGAATGCGATCTCCTGCTCGTCATGGAGGCCGGGATGCGGCGGGCCTTCGGCCCCCGCGACGAGGTGCTGAGGCGAGAGGTGGAGAACCATGCCCGGATCGTGCAGCCGGCCGTCCGGGAGGCGGGTCCGTGA
- a CDS encoding M24 family metallopeptidase, protein MFEKAEFARRVALAREAMAGADADILLVDHAECLAWLTGYTVSETMYRAAFLPREGEPWFVLRELDTVPCRAATWIDDIVGFADTAEPQEVMAGELAARGFTGARIGADFQSYAFTAHTFARFGALLPEARFVDLPRVSDRLRATKSPPEIAVIERAAGIADEAMTAIHSAAREGFTPRGASALAAGIFVRRGADTGDVGPIVRARGDNGFLHAALGEDRLGDGDILHVELIPKVANYSARLMRPILVGADREGLGAVADRLIALQNRQIAAMRSGIEACEADAVLREAVLAEGLRKSYSNVSAYMLGLYGRTPRTSDFSYTLKPDARWRLETGMVFHVYTSARGLGISETVAVTPEGGRRLTRTPRRLLRADL, encoded by the coding sequence ATGTTCGAGAAGGCCGAATTCGCGCGCAGGGTCGCGCTGGCCCGCGAGGCCATGGCGGGCGCGGATGCCGACATCCTGCTCGTGGATCATGCGGAATGCCTCGCCTGGCTCACCGGTTACACGGTGTCGGAGACCATGTATCGGGCGGCCTTCCTGCCGCGCGAGGGCGAACCGTGGTTCGTCCTGCGCGAGCTCGATACCGTGCCCTGCCGGGCCGCCACATGGATCGACGACATTGTGGGCTTCGCCGACACGGCCGAACCGCAGGAGGTGATGGCGGGCGAACTCGCCGCGCGCGGCTTCACCGGGGCCCGGATCGGGGCGGACTTCCAGTCCTACGCCTTCACCGCCCACACCTTCGCCCGCTTCGGCGCGCTGCTGCCGGAGGCCCGTTTCGTCGACCTGCCCCGCGTCAGCGACCGGCTGCGGGCGACGAAATCGCCTCCGGAGATCGCCGTTATCGAGCGCGCGGCGGGGATCGCCGACGAGGCCATGACCGCGATCCACAGCGCGGCGCGCGAGGGCTTCACGCCGCGCGGGGCCTCCGCGCTCGCCGCGGGCATCTTCGTACGCCGCGGCGCGGATACGGGCGATGTCGGCCCCATCGTGAGGGCCCGTGGCGACAACGGCTTCCTTCATGCCGCACTCGGCGAGGACAGGCTCGGCGATGGCGACATCCTGCATGTGGAGCTCATCCCGAAGGTCGCCAATTACAGCGCGCGGCTCATGCGACCGATCCTGGTCGGCGCGGACCGGGAGGGGCTCGGCGCGGTGGCTGACCGTCTCATCGCCCTTCAGAACCGCCAGATCGCGGCCATGCGCTCCGGTATCGAGGCGTGCGAGGCCGACGCCGTGCTGCGCGAGGCGGTGCTGGCCGAGGGCTTGCGCAAGAGTTACAGCAATGTGAGCGCCTACATGCTGGGGCTCTATGGGCGCACGCCGCGCACCAGCGACTTCTCCTACACGCTCAAGCCCGATGCCCGCTGGCGGCTGGAGACCGGCATGGTGTTCCATGTCTACACCTCCGCCCGCGGCCTGGGGATCAGCGAGACGGTCGCGGTCACGCCCGAGGGCGGCCGGCGGCTCACGCGAACGCCGCGGCGCCTTCTCAGGGCGGACCTCTGA
- a CDS encoding ribbon-helix-helix domain-containing protein translates to MCHIFAGQDPRGYAYETRSVRLLGHPTSVRLEARFWTILEEIAEAQDMPMARFLSKLYEEALDIHGEVTNFASLLRCCCLNYLDSGFDHERLAREADPAQRVVA, encoded by the coding sequence ATGTGCCATATCTTTGCCGGACAGGACCCCAGGGGATACGCATACGAAACGCGCTCGGTCCGGCTTCTCGGCCACCCGACGAGCGTGCGGCTCGAGGCCCGTTTCTGGACGATCCTGGAGGAGATCGCGGAGGCCCAGGACATGCCGATGGCGCGCTTCCTCTCCAAGCTCTACGAGGAGGCGCTCGACATCCATGGCGAGGTCACGAACTTCGCCTCGCTCCTGCGCTGCTGCTGCCTGAACTATCTCGACAGCGGTTTCGACCATGAGCGGCTCGCCCGCGAGGCGGACCCTGCGCAGCGCGTCGTCGCGTAG
- a CDS encoding M10 family metallopeptidase C-terminal domain-containing protein, which produces MAGTTGTAGGGLYAEAAETLPVFTNGQIAHYLRQGFWEDVGRSAARFDVASGGVLTVDYSSLTPEGQALAAAALDTWSSVTGIGFVEVAGDPQILFTDNGSGAGTAVSTLGGIIQNARVNIGWTIPAGSGASLDNYYFQAYLHEIGHALGLGHAGNYNGGATYGIDNHYLNESWQSSLMSYFDQSENTYIQASYAFAITPMVADLIAIHDIYGEPAAIHAGDTVYGENSTAGGVLDGLIAMTNPVTFTISDSDGIDTIDFRSQTADQRIDLRPEAISDVLGLTGNMIIARNTHIENAVSGSGDDMIYGTAGDNVLNGGAGDDVIYAGPGNDILWGGAGADWMHGGQGDDIYYVEDAGDLVLEPADFGMDEVRSSVSFDLGAHGQHLEILRLTGEGDIDGTGNSQDNRIYGTAGDNVLNGGAGDDVIYAGPGNDILWGGAGADWMHGGQGDDIYYVEDAGDLVLEPADFGTDEVRSNVSFNLGAHGQHLEILRLTGEGDIDGTGNAQDNRIYGTAGDNVLNGGAGDDVIYAGPGNDILWGGAGADRMHGGQGDDIYYVEDAGDLVLEPADFGTDEVRSNVSFNLNAHSQYIEILTLTGTGDIDGTGNSQDNRICGNAGQNRLDGGLGNDLLEGGAGADTFVFRSGCGADTILDFEDGTDRIAVLSGASAFGDLEIAASGEDALVTFADVSIVFSGTDHSRLTADDFLFA; this is translated from the coding sequence ATGGCGGGAACGACGGGGACCGCGGGCGGCGGTCTGTATGCGGAAGCGGCGGAGACCTTGCCGGTTTTCACCAACGGCCAGATCGCCCACTATCTCCGGCAGGGTTTCTGGGAGGACGTTGGCCGTTCCGCGGCGCGCTTCGACGTGGCGTCCGGCGGTGTTCTGACAGTCGATTATTCCTCGCTCACGCCGGAGGGACAGGCCCTGGCGGCAGCGGCCCTGGACACATGGTCGTCCGTCACGGGCATCGGCTTTGTCGAGGTCGCCGGCGACCCCCAGATCCTGTTCACGGACAACGGGTCGGGTGCCGGCACCGCGGTCTCCACGCTCGGCGGCATTATCCAGAATGCCCGGGTCAATATCGGCTGGACGATTCCCGCAGGGTCCGGGGCGAGCCTCGACAACTACTATTTCCAGGCCTATCTGCACGAGATCGGCCATGCGCTCGGCCTCGGACACGCCGGAAACTACAATGGCGGCGCGACTTACGGCATCGACAACCACTATCTGAACGAATCCTGGCAAAGCTCGCTCATGTCCTATTTCGACCAGAGCGAGAACACCTATATCCAGGCCTCCTATGCCTTTGCCATCACACCGATGGTGGCCGATCTCATCGCCATCCACGATATTTACGGCGAACCGGCTGCGATCCATGCGGGCGATACGGTCTATGGCGAGAATTCCACGGCGGGCGGGGTGCTCGACGGGCTGATCGCGATGACGAATCCGGTCACCTTCACGATCAGCGACAGCGATGGGATCGATACGATCGATTTCCGCTCGCAGACCGCCGACCAGCGCATCGATCTGAGGCCGGAGGCGATCTCCGATGTGCTCGGGCTGACGGGCAACATGATCATCGCCCGCAATACCCATATCGAGAATGCGGTGTCGGGCTCCGGCGACGACATGATCTATGGCACTGCCGGCGACAACGTGCTGAACGGCGGTGCGGGCGACGATGTGATCTATGCCGGTCCCGGCAACGACATCCTGTGGGGCGGCGCCGGTGCGGACTGGATGCATGGCGGGCAGGGCGACGACATTTACTATGTGGAGGATGCGGGCGATCTCGTTCTCGAACCGGCGGATTTCGGGATGGACGAGGTGCGTTCCAGCGTCTCCTTCGACCTCGGTGCGCACGGCCAGCACCTCGAGATCCTGCGGCTCACCGGCGAGGGCGACATCGACGGGACGGGCAATTCGCAGGATAACCGGATCTACGGCACTGCCGGCGACAACGTGCTGAACGGCGGTGCGGGCGACGATGTGATCTATGCCGGTCCCGGCAACGACATCCTGTGGGGCGGCGCCGGTGCGGACTGGATGCATGGCGGGCAGGGCGACGACATCTATTATGTGGAGGATGCGGGCGATCTCGTTCTCGAACCGGCGGATTTCGGGACGGACGAGGTGCGCTCCAACGTCTCCTTCAACCTCGGTGCGCACGGCCAGCACCTCGAGATCCTGCGGCTCACTGGCGAGGGCGACATCGACGGGACGGGCAATGCGCAGGACAACCGGATCTATGGCACTGCCGGCGACAACGTGCTGAACGGCGGTGCGGGCGACGATGTGATCTATGCCGGTCCCGGCAACGACATCCTGTGGGGCGGCGCCGGTGCGGACCGGATGCATGGCGGGCAGGGCGACGACATTTACTATGTGGAGGATGCAGGCGATCTCGTTCTCGAACCGGCGGATTTCGGGACGGACGAGGTGCGCTCCAACGTCTCCTTCAACCTCAATGCGCACAGCCAGTACATCGAGATCCTGACGCTCACCGGGACGGGCGACATCGACGGGACGGGTAATTCGCAGGATAACCGGATCTGCGGCAATGCCGGGCAGAACAGGCTCGATGGCGGTCTCGGAAACGACCTGCTGGAAGGTGGTGCCGGTGCGGATACATTCGTCTTCCGCTCGGGTTGCGGGGCCGACACGATCCTCGATTTCGAGGATGGCACCGACCGGATCGCCGTCCTGTCGGGTGCATCGGCATTCGGCGATCTCGAGATCGCGGCGAGCGGCGAGGATGCACTCGTCACCTTTGCCGATGTCTCCATCGTATTCTCCGGGACGGACCATTCGCGGTTGACGGCCGACGACTTCCTGTTCGCCTGA
- a CDS encoding ABC transporter permease, with the protein MTDLLARLVRSPQGAMGLLLVACAVVLVLFGPTLAPHDPEAFSPLARYQGPDAAFWLGTDQYGRDILSRILYGARSTVVMAFFATALGTAVGSVIGTTSAFLGGRSDEAIMRTVDAIMSIPSLLLALLIVNLLGKSGLNALLAVGLAFAPGMARVTRSVALAVRQQDYVNAAIARGESSAYVILREMLPNVIAPVIVEMTIRVAFAVMLFATLSFLGLGAQPPAPEWGLMVSEARRFMHLSPWMIVWPSLAIAIVAIGFNLLGDGLRDTLNPRT; encoded by the coding sequence ATGACTGACCTCCTGGCCCGCCTCGTCCGCTCGCCACAGGGCGCCATGGGCCTCCTTCTGGTGGCCTGCGCCGTGGTGCTAGTCCTGTTCGGCCCGACCCTCGCACCGCACGACCCGGAGGCCTTCTCCCCGCTGGCCCGCTATCAGGGTCCGGACGCGGCGTTCTGGCTCGGCACCGACCAATATGGCCGCGACATTCTCAGCCGCATTCTCTATGGCGCACGGTCCACCGTGGTGATGGCCTTCTTCGCCACCGCGCTCGGCACCGCCGTCGGGTCGGTCATCGGCACAACGTCGGCCTTTCTCGGCGGACGCTCCGACGAGGCGATCATGCGCACGGTCGATGCCATCATGTCGATCCCGAGCCTCCTGCTCGCGCTCCTGATCGTCAATCTGCTCGGCAAGAGCGGGCTCAACGCGCTGCTCGCCGTCGGCCTCGCCTTCGCGCCCGGCATGGCGCGGGTGACGCGCTCTGTCGCGCTCGCCGTGCGCCAGCAGGACTATGTGAACGCCGCCATCGCGCGTGGCGAATCGAGCGCCTATGTGATCCTGCGCGAGATGCTGCCCAATGTGATCGCCCCCGTCATCGTGGAGATGACCATCCGCGTGGCCTTCGCCGTCATGCTGTTCGCGACGCTGAGCTTCCTCGGCCTCGGTGCCCAGCCGCCGGCGCCGGAATGGGGGCTCATGGTCTCCGAGGCCCGCCGTTTCATGCATTTGAGCCCGTGGATGATCGTCTGGCCGAGCCTTGCCATCGCCATCGTCGCCATCGGGTTCAACCTGCTCGGCGACGGTCTGCGCGACACCCTCAACCCGCGCACGTGA